In the genome of Streptomyces racemochromogenes, one region contains:
- a CDS encoding amino acid permease, translated as MSDRTLAEAPAEPSRRPVDAGDEGYSKDLKSRHINMIAIGGAIGTGLFLGAGGRLAGAGPSLAIAYAVCGVFAFFVVRALGELVLYRPSSGAFVSYAREFMGEKGAYTAGWLYFLNWSTTTVADITAAATYAHFWSMFTDVPQWLLAFIALAVVLTANLISVKYFGEMEFWFSLVKVAALVVFLIVGIYLVATSHDIGGNTPGLANITDNGGIFPSGVLPMLLVVQGVVFAYASVELCGVAAGETENPEKIMPKAINSIMWRVGLFYVGSVVLLALLLPYTAYSADQSPFVTVFDKLGVPGAAGIMNLVVLTAALSSLNSGLYSTGRILRSMAMSGSAPKFTGVMNKGKVPYGGVLFTAGFGVAGVGLNYWMPGEAFEIVLNLASIGILGTWAMVMLCSLFFWHRSKNGLVERPSYRLPWAPYTQIVTLVFLVAVLVLMWSDGGVGRTTVMFLPAIAAALVGGWFLVRRRVTELASANAAD; from the coding sequence ATGAGTGATCGCACCTTGGCCGAGGCCCCCGCCGAGCCGTCCCGCCGTCCCGTCGACGCCGGTGACGAGGGCTACAGCAAGGACCTCAAGTCCCGCCACATCAACATGATCGCCATCGGCGGCGCGATAGGCACCGGCCTCTTCCTCGGTGCCGGAGGCCGCCTCGCCGGCGCCGGCCCCTCCCTGGCCATCGCCTACGCGGTGTGCGGCGTCTTCGCCTTCTTCGTGGTCCGGGCCCTCGGCGAGCTCGTCCTCTACCGCCCGTCCTCCGGCGCGTTCGTCTCGTACGCGCGCGAGTTCATGGGGGAGAAGGGCGCCTACACGGCCGGCTGGCTGTACTTCCTCAACTGGTCCACGACCACCGTGGCCGACATCACGGCCGCCGCGACCTACGCCCACTTCTGGTCGATGTTCACCGACGTCCCCCAGTGGCTGCTCGCCTTCATCGCCCTGGCCGTCGTCCTCACCGCGAACCTGATCTCGGTGAAGTACTTCGGCGAGATGGAGTTCTGGTTCTCCCTGGTCAAGGTCGCCGCCCTGGTGGTCTTCCTGATCGTCGGCATCTACCTCGTCGCCACCAGCCACGACATCGGCGGCAACACCCCGGGCCTGGCCAACATCACCGACAACGGCGGCATCTTCCCCTCCGGCGTCCTGCCGATGCTCCTGGTGGTCCAGGGCGTGGTCTTCGCGTACGCCTCCGTCGAGCTCTGCGGCGTCGCCGCCGGCGAGACCGAGAACCCCGAGAAGATCATGCCGAAGGCGATCAACTCGATCATGTGGCGCGTGGGCCTCTTCTACGTCGGCTCCGTGGTCCTGCTGGCCCTGCTCCTCCCGTACACCGCGTACTCGGCCGACCAGAGCCCCTTCGTCACCGTCTTCGACAAGCTCGGCGTCCCCGGCGCCGCCGGCATCATGAACCTGGTCGTCCTGACCGCCGCCCTGTCCAGCCTGAACTCCGGCCTCTACTCCACCGGCCGGATCCTGCGCTCGATGGCCATGTCGGGCTCCGCCCCCAAGTTCACCGGCGTCATGAACAAGGGCAAGGTCCCCTACGGCGGCGTGCTCTTCACCGCCGGCTTCGGCGTCGCGGGCGTCGGCCTGAACTACTGGATGCCGGGCGAGGCCTTCGAGATCGTCCTCAACCTGGCCTCCATCGGCATCCTCGGCACCTGGGCCATGGTCATGCTCTGTTCGCTGTTCTTCTGGCACCGCTCCAAGAACGGCCTGGTCGAGCGCCCGTCCTACCGCCTGCCCTGGGCCCCGTACACCCAGATCGTGACCCTGGTCTTCCTGGTCGCGGTCCTGGTCCTGATGTGGAGCGACGGCGGCGTCGGCCGCACCACGGTCATGTTCCTCCCGGCGATCGCCGCCGCCCTCGTCGGCGGCTGGTTCCTGGTCCGCCGCCGCGTCACCGAGCTCGCGTCCGCCAACGCCGCCGACTGA
- a CDS encoding M20/M25/M40 family metallo-hydrolase: protein MSASGAGKAVSGEDEVVDLCRDLIRIDTSNYGDHSGPGERKAAEWVAEKLAEVGLEPQIFESHKGRASTVARIEGEDPSRPALLIHGHTDVVPANAADWTYDPFSGEIADGCVWGRGAVDMKDMDAMTLAVVRDRMRSGRKPPRDIVLAFLADEEAGGTYGARHLVDKHPGLFEGVTEAIGEVGGFSFTVNENLRLYLVETAQKGMHWMRLTVEGTAGHGSMTNNDNAITELCEAVGRLGRHQWPVRVTKTVRHFLDELSDALGTPLDPDDMDATLAKLGGIAKMVGATLRNSAAPTMLGAGYKVNVIPGQATAHVDGRFLPGYEDEFFADLDRILGPRVKREDVHADKALETDFDGRLVDAMQGALRAEDPIARAVPYMLSGGTDAKSFDDLGIRCFGFAPLQLPPELDFAGMFHGVDERVPVDGLKFGVRVLDRFIDNA, encoded by the coding sequence GTGAGCGCATCGGGCGCGGGCAAGGCCGTCTCCGGCGAGGACGAGGTCGTCGACCTCTGCCGGGACCTCATCCGGATCGACACCAGCAACTACGGGGACCACTCGGGCCCCGGTGAGCGCAAGGCGGCCGAGTGGGTCGCCGAGAAGCTGGCCGAGGTCGGGCTGGAGCCGCAGATCTTCGAGTCGCACAAGGGGCGCGCGTCGACCGTCGCCCGCATCGAGGGCGAGGACCCCTCACGGCCGGCCCTGCTGATCCACGGGCACACCGACGTCGTCCCCGCCAACGCGGCCGACTGGACCTACGACCCCTTCTCGGGCGAGATCGCCGACGGCTGCGTCTGGGGCCGGGGCGCGGTCGACATGAAGGACATGGACGCGATGACGCTGGCCGTCGTACGCGACCGCATGCGCAGCGGGCGCAAGCCCCCGCGGGACATCGTGCTGGCCTTCCTCGCGGACGAGGAGGCGGGCGGCACGTACGGCGCCCGGCACCTCGTGGACAAGCACCCCGGGCTCTTCGAGGGCGTCACCGAGGCCATCGGCGAGGTCGGCGGCTTCTCCTTCACGGTCAACGAGAACCTGCGGCTGTACCTCGTGGAGACCGCCCAGAAGGGCATGCACTGGATGCGCCTCACGGTCGAGGGCACCGCGGGGCACGGCTCCATGACCAACAACGACAACGCGATCACCGAGCTGTGCGAGGCCGTCGGCCGCCTCGGCCGCCACCAGTGGCCGGTGCGCGTCACGAAGACCGTCAGGCACTTCCTCGACGAGCTCTCGGACGCCCTCGGAACCCCGCTCGACCCCGACGACATGGACGCCACGCTCGCCAAGCTCGGCGGGATCGCCAAGATGGTCGGCGCGACCCTGCGCAACTCGGCCGCCCCGACGATGCTCGGCGCCGGCTACAAGGTCAACGTCATCCCCGGACAGGCCACTGCCCACGTCGACGGCCGCTTCCTGCCGGGCTACGAGGACGAGTTCTTCGCCGACCTCGACCGGATCCTCGGCCCGCGCGTGAAGCGCGAGGACGTCCACGCCGACAAGGCGCTGGAGACGGACTTCGACGGGCGGCTCGTGGACGCCATGCAGGGCGCCCTGCGGGCCGAGGACCCGATCGCGCGGGCGGTCCCGTACATGCTCTCCGGCGGGACGGACGCGAAGTCCTTCGACGACCTCGGCATCCGCTGCTTCGGCTTCGCGCCGCTCCAGCTGCCGCCGGAGCTGGACTTCGCCGGCATGTTCCACGGCGTCGACGAGCGGGTGCCGGTCGACGGGCTGAAGTTCGGCGTCCGGGTCCTGGACCGGTTCATCGACAACGCCTGA
- the chpH gene encoding chaplin ChpH codes for MLKKVVAAAAATGGLVLAGAGMAAADAGAQGAAIGSPGVLSGNVVQVPVHVPVNVCGNTVNVIGLLNPAFGNTCVNA; via the coding sequence ATGCTCAAGAAGGTTGTCGCCGCTGCGGCTGCCACCGGTGGTCTGGTTCTCGCGGGTGCGGGCATGGCCGCCGCCGACGCGGGCGCCCAGGGCGCGGCCATCGGCTCCCCCGGTGTCCTGTCCGGCAACGTCGTCCAGGTTCCGGTTCACGTCCCGGTCAACGTCTGCGGCAACACCGTGAACGTCATCGGCCTGCTGAACCCGGCCTTCGGCAACACCTGCGTCAACGCCTGA
- a CDS encoding chaplin: MRRPVQVTRKTLITMAAAGGVLAFAGGQAQADSGASGHAANSPGLLSGNNVQAPVDAPVNVCGNTVTVVGGLNPAFGNRCANESAKPRHPGHPGHPGNPGHPGNPGGGHDDPCDDDDHPGHPGNPGNPGTPGHPGTPGHPGTPGHPGTPGHPGTPGNPGTPGGHTPGNPGGHTPGNPGGHTPGNPGGQTPGNPGSHTPGSPGGQTPGHPGAQTPGNPGGQPTGAQTPGPRAGAGLAATGAGDALTAGVPLAGGLLLAGAVLYRRARNSA; the protein is encoded by the coding sequence ATGCGACGACCGGTTCAGGTCACGAGGAAGACGCTGATCACGATGGCGGCCGCGGGAGGTGTCCTCGCGTTCGCCGGCGGTCAGGCCCAGGCGGACTCGGGCGCGTCGGGGCACGCCGCGAACTCTCCGGGCCTCCTGTCCGGGAACAACGTGCAGGCACCGGTGGACGCGCCGGTGAACGTGTGCGGCAACACGGTGACGGTGGTGGGGGGCCTGAACCCGGCCTTCGGCAACCGCTGCGCCAACGAGTCGGCCAAGCCGCGGCACCCGGGACACCCCGGGCACCCCGGCAACCCGGGCCACCCCGGCAACCCGGGCGGCGGGCACGACGATCCGTGCGACGACGACGATCACCCGGGCCACCCCGGAAACCCGGGCAATCCGGGAACCCCGGGCCACCCCGGAACCCCGGGTCACCCCGGTACTCCGGGTCACCCCGGTACTCCGGGCCACCCCGGAACCCCGGGCAATCCGGGTACCCCGGGCGGGCACACGCCGGGCAACCCGGGCGGGCACACGCCGGGCAACCCGGGCGGGCACACGCCGGGCAACCCGGGCGGCCAGACCCCCGGCAACCCTGGCAGCCACACTCCGGGAAGCCCCGGCGGGCAGACTCCGGGCCACCCCGGCGCGCAGACCCCCGGCAACCCCGGCGGCCAGCCGACCGGCGCGCAGACGCCCGGCCCGAGGGCCGGGGCCGGCCTCGCCGCCACGGGCGCGGGTGACGCCCTGACGGCCGGCGTACCGCTGGCCGGCGGGCTGCTGCTGGCCGGCGCCGTGCTCTACCGGCGCGCCCGCAACTCCGCCTGA
- a CDS encoding DUF5703 family protein: MPEYEFVDVYVPRGTPRKEATRLLTDHAEYGNWELDRLTLYRDGSRRARLRRRIIRQLRATW, translated from the coding sequence ATGCCGGAATACGAATTCGTCGACGTGTACGTGCCCCGAGGTACGCCCCGCAAGGAGGCGACCCGCCTGCTGACCGATCATGCGGAATACGGAAATTGGGAGCTGGACCGCCTGACCCTGTACCGGGACGGCAGCCGCCGGGCCCGGTTGCGCCGCCGGATCATCCGCCAGCTGCGCGCGACCTGGTGA
- a CDS encoding helix-hairpin-helix domain-containing protein, translating into MVSGRGGVGESPAGPDADPDAEQDGAGEPTGAEHGRDGAGTGTAGAEHGQDGAGAEAAAQVSEAQAELAAQKVERERIARRKAEREGPVDAGAKLSGRAADLLAAVRAVESGAKPPAPLYFDEAPAAPRKAAPAPPQPRPAAAPPTPAPAVADIGAVRAVLARGGAPEALAGQTAAVLGEGAAEQLTEDPWRLLAVSGVRPTQADGFAQALLGPAAGPADERRGAALLGWLLDQAAAKGHTALEAPVLEKALAQYGVPAPAETLEAAIGDGAVLVFHEPLGPPAAEDEEPPVRLLVGLEAHALAEEALADGLARLAGTFAGPADWSAAADGPAAELVRAVAGHGLVTHTGGEAARAEPAALLAAARRLGLRAVLAAHAPAPDAVTVAGLLAGTEGPGRDSDGRFDLDLLIVLDAPQLDVEQAAALVESVPDGARLVLSGDPGVLGSAGPGRVFADVLAARAFPQVVSRTPDPGPIGELVSGIGVGELNRVDAPGKEVVIVPVRDAGEAVHRTVQLVAESVPRAFGIPAEEVQVIVPGHGGPAGTRALNAALKERLNPGPGRFAGFDPGDRVVHVPSPGRALPARVVSADAQGLHLDAGGARVVVPQDRVEAQVRHGWAVTAHQAVGRRWPAVVAVLPGDAAQALSRDWVYTAFGRAERHLSVVHGVEEALPRAVAQGLPKPRTTRLTGLLRALAAAQEEQP; encoded by the coding sequence CTGGTTTCGGGAAGGGGCGGGGTGGGGGAAAGCCCCGCAGGGCCCGACGCTGACCCCGACGCGGAACAGGACGGCGCCGGGGAGCCGACCGGGGCCGAGCACGGGCGGGACGGCGCCGGGACGGGAACCGCAGGGGCCGAGCACGGGCAGGACGGCGCCGGGGCGGAGGCGGCGGCGCAGGTGAGCGAGGCGCAGGCCGAGTTGGCCGCGCAGAAGGTCGAGCGGGAGCGGATCGCCCGGCGGAAGGCGGAGCGCGAGGGCCCCGTCGACGCCGGCGCCAAGCTCAGCGGCAGGGCCGCCGACCTGCTGGCCGCCGTACGGGCCGTGGAGAGCGGCGCCAAGCCGCCCGCCCCCCTCTACTTCGACGAGGCCCCCGCCGCCCCCCGCAAGGCGGCCCCCGCTCCCCCGCAGCCCCGCCCGGCCGCGGCGCCCCCCACACCCGCCCCCGCCGTCGCGGACATCGGTGCCGTCCGCGCCGTCCTCGCCCGCGGCGGGGCCCCCGAGGCGCTGGCCGGCCAGACCGCCGCCGTCCTCGGCGAGGGCGCGGCCGAGCAGCTCACCGAGGACCCCTGGCGGCTGCTCGCCGTCTCCGGGGTGCGCCCGACGCAGGCGGACGGCTTCGCGCAGGCCCTGCTCGGCCCCGCCGCCGGTCCCGCCGACGAGCGCCGCGGCGCCGCCCTGCTGGGCTGGCTGCTGGACCAGGCCGCCGCCAAGGGGCACACCGCCCTGGAGGCCCCGGTCCTGGAGAAGGCCCTCGCCCAGTACGGGGTGCCGGCCCCCGCCGAGACCCTGGAGGCGGCCATCGGCGACGGCGCGGTCCTGGTGTTCCACGAGCCGCTGGGCCCGCCCGCCGCCGAGGACGAGGAGCCGCCCGTACGGCTCCTCGTGGGCCTGGAGGCGCACGCCCTGGCCGAGGAGGCCCTCGCGGACGGCCTGGCCCGTCTCGCGGGCACCTTCGCCGGGCCGGCGGACTGGTCGGCGGCGGCCGACGGCCCCGCGGCCGAGCTGGTGCGGGCCGTCGCGGGCCACGGCCTGGTCACCCACACCGGCGGCGAGGCCGCCCGCGCCGAACCGGCGGCCCTGCTGGCGGCCGCCCGGCGGCTCGGCCTGCGCGCCGTCCTCGCCGCGCACGCCCCCGCGCCGGACGCCGTCACCGTGGCCGGCCTGCTCGCCGGCACGGAGGGCCCCGGGCGGGACTCCGACGGCCGCTTCGACCTGGACCTGCTGATCGTCCTGGACGCCCCGCAGCTGGACGTGGAGCAGGCCGCCGCGCTGGTGGAGTCCGTGCCCGACGGGGCCCGCCTGGTGCTCTCCGGCGACCCCGGGGTGCTCGGATCGGCCGGGCCCGGCCGGGTGTTCGCCGACGTGCTGGCCGCCCGCGCCTTCCCGCAGGTGGTGTCCCGCACCCCGGACCCCGGCCCGATCGGCGAGCTGGTCTCGGGGATCGGCGTCGGGGAGCTGAACCGGGTCGACGCCCCCGGCAAGGAGGTCGTCATCGTCCCCGTGCGGGACGCCGGCGAGGCCGTGCACCGCACCGTGCAGCTGGTGGCCGAGTCGGTGCCGCGCGCCTTCGGGATCCCGGCCGAGGAGGTGCAGGTCATCGTCCCGGGCCACGGCGGCCCGGCGGGGACCCGGGCGCTGAACGCGGCCCTCAAGGAGCGGCTGAACCCCGGCCCGGGCCGGTTCGCCGGCTTCGACCCGGGCGACCGGGTGGTCCACGTGCCGTCGCCCGGGCGGGCGCTGCCGGCCCGGGTGGTGTCGGCCGACGCGCAGGGGCTGCACCTGGACGCGGGGGGCGCGCGGGTCGTCGTACCGCAGGACCGGGTGGAGGCCCAGGTCCGGCACGGCTGGGCGGTGACGGCGCACCAGGCGGTCGGCCGGCGCTGGCCGGCGGTGGTCGCCGTACTGCCGGGGGACGCGGCGCAGGCCCTGTCCCGGGACTGGGTGTACACGGCGTTCGGGCGGGCCGAGCGGCACCTGTCCGTGGTCCACGGGGTGGAGGAGGCGCTGCCGCGCGCGGTGGCGCAGGGGCTGCCGAAGCCGCGTACGACCCGGCTGACGGGTCTCCTGCGGGCCCTGGCGGCCGCGCAGGAGGAGCAGCCGTAG
- a CDS encoding aldo/keto reductase, whose protein sequence is MEQRHLGRTGLRVSRIGLGTLTWGRDTGEETAAEQLKTFWEAGGTLVDTADVYGAGEAEYLLGQLVGSVLPRRDVVIATKSGSVPDPDRRFNGSRGHLLAALDDSLDRLGTDYVDLWQVHAFDPHTPLEETLQALDLAVSSGRARYAGVSNFSGWQLAKAATWQLGAPGTRTRLASTQMEYSLLQRGVEREVLPAALDLGVGLLPSSPLGRGVLTAKYRDGTPADSRGASPALAALVEPYLDEAAGLIVDAVVTAAQGLAVTPLQVALAWIRDRPGVAAPIVGARTAAQLGAALSVEALTLPEEIRRALDDVSAPVHRYPDQDWSTL, encoded by the coding sequence ATGGAGCAGAGGCATCTCGGCCGCACCGGACTGCGCGTCTCCCGGATCGGCCTCGGCACCCTGACCTGGGGCCGTGACACCGGCGAGGAAACCGCCGCCGAGCAGTTGAAGACGTTCTGGGAGGCGGGCGGCACGCTCGTCGACACGGCCGACGTGTACGGCGCCGGAGAGGCCGAGTACCTGCTCGGGCAGCTGGTGGGCTCCGTGCTGCCGCGCCGGGACGTCGTCATCGCGACGAAGTCGGGCAGCGTCCCGGACCCCGACCGCCGCTTCAACGGCTCGCGCGGACACCTCCTGGCCGCCCTGGACGACTCCCTGGACCGCCTCGGCACCGACTACGTGGACCTGTGGCAGGTCCACGCCTTCGACCCGCACACCCCGCTGGAGGAGACCCTCCAGGCCCTGGACCTGGCCGTGTCCAGCGGGCGGGCCCGGTACGCGGGCGTGTCGAACTTCAGCGGCTGGCAGCTGGCGAAGGCCGCGACGTGGCAGCTCGGCGCGCCCGGGACGCGGACCCGGCTGGCCTCCACCCAGATGGAGTACTCGCTGCTCCAGCGGGGCGTGGAACGCGAGGTGCTCCCGGCGGCGCTGGACCTGGGGGTGGGTCTGCTGCCCTCCTCCCCGCTGGGCCGCGGGGTGCTGACGGCCAAGTACCGCGACGGGACGCCGGCCGACTCCCGGGGCGCGTCGCCGGCGCTGGCCGCGCTGGTGGAGCCGTACCTGGACGAGGCGGCGGGCCTGATCGTGGACGCCGTGGTCACGGCCGCGCAGGGGCTGGCGGTCACCCCGCTCCAGGTGGCGCTGGCCTGGATCCGTGACCGGCCGGGGGTGGCCGCCCCGATCGTCGGCGCCCGGACGGCCGCGCAGCTCGGGGCGGCACTGTCGGTGGAGGCCCTTACCCTTCCGGAGGAGATCCGCCGGGCGCTGGACGACGTGTCGGCGCCCGTGCACCGCTACCCGGATCAGGACTGGAGCACGCTGTGA
- a CDS encoding LLM class F420-dependent oxidoreductase, protein MRLGINLGYWGAGMDADNLAVAQEADRLGYDVCWAAEAYGSDAATVLAWVAAQTERIDVGSAIFQIPARQPAMTAMTAATLDSLTKGRFRLGLGVSGPQVSEGWYGVKFDKPLARTREYVEIVRKAMSRERLSFDGEHWTLPLPGGPGKPLKLTVHPERPHIPLYIAAIGPKNLEQTGEIADGALLIFPAAEHLEETALRHIRAGREKAGLTMDGFDVCPTVPLALGDDVNALADVFRPYTALYVGGMGSPKQNFYNQLAQRMGYEKEAAEIQAKYLGGDKAGAAAAVPHSLIDSTTLLGSVERIADGMRAYADAGVTTLTLAPAGFTLDERLAALRAGTEALELAGLA, encoded by the coding sequence ATGCGGCTCGGCATCAATCTCGGCTACTGGGGTGCGGGCATGGACGCCGACAACCTGGCCGTCGCCCAGGAGGCCGACCGGCTCGGCTACGACGTCTGCTGGGCGGCCGAGGCCTACGGCTCCGACGCCGCGACCGTGCTCGCCTGGGTGGCCGCCCAGACGGAGCGGATCGACGTCGGCTCGGCCATCTTCCAGATCCCGGCCCGCCAGCCCGCGATGACGGCCATGACCGCCGCCACCCTGGACTCCCTCACCAAGGGCCGCTTCCGGCTCGGCCTCGGCGTCTCCGGCCCGCAGGTCTCCGAGGGCTGGTACGGCGTGAAGTTCGACAAGCCGCTCGCCCGCACCCGCGAGTACGTGGAGATCGTCCGCAAGGCCATGTCCCGCGAACGGCTGAGCTTCGACGGCGAGCACTGGACCCTCCCGCTGCCCGGCGGCCCCGGCAAGCCGCTCAAGCTGACCGTGCACCCCGAACGTCCCCACATCCCGCTCTACATCGCCGCCATCGGCCCCAAGAACCTGGAGCAGACCGGCGAGATCGCGGACGGCGCCCTGCTGATCTTCCCGGCCGCCGAGCACCTGGAGGAGACCGCCCTGCGGCACATCCGCGCGGGCCGCGAGAAGGCCGGGCTGACGATGGACGGCTTCGACGTCTGCCCGACCGTCCCGCTGGCCCTCGGCGACGACGTGAACGCCCTCGCGGACGTGTTCCGCCCCTACACCGCGCTCTACGTCGGCGGCATGGGCAGCCCGAAGCAGAACTTCTACAACCAGCTCGCCCAGCGCATGGGCTACGAGAAGGAGGCCGCCGAGATCCAGGCCAAGTACCTGGGCGGCGACAAGGCCGGGGCGGCCGCCGCGGTCCCGCACTCGCTGATCGACTCGACCACCCTGCTCGGCTCCGTGGAGCGCATCGCGGACGGGATGCGGGCCTACGCCGACGCCGGGGTCACCACCCTCACGCTGGCCCCGGCAGGCTTCACCCTCGACGAGCGCCTCGCCGCCCTGCGCGCCGGCACCGAGGCCCTGGAGCTCGCCGGCCTCGCCTGA
- a CDS encoding ferritin-like domain-containing protein, with the protein MLSARSLFHEIVDHDDSFQLFCSIAASGESQGGWENARIAALVPDGMRELAPKITRHGADEDKHGRIFRALLRKRGLPAVPVPPETDYTMLLERRGIGLAHDKLRRDEPLSEEDIVVYLAHSRVTEQRASEQMVMLLRHFGDHPEVGKAVRVISNDEDNHLAYCHEELLRLARQGHGRTIQRVLRESALAEIGVYRDVSLAVMDHMGRLLRWPAPKAAALAAGIRAVYAYERFSGWHRMVGLRPPERRDPLGGGVPRTTHEFA; encoded by the coding sequence ATGCTCTCAGCCCGCAGCCTGTTCCACGAGATCGTCGACCACGACGACTCCTTCCAGCTGTTCTGCTCCATCGCCGCCAGCGGGGAGTCCCAGGGCGGCTGGGAGAACGCCCGCATCGCCGCCCTCGTCCCCGACGGCATGCGCGAACTGGCCCCCAAGATCACCCGGCACGGCGCCGACGAGGACAAGCACGGCCGGATCTTCCGGGCCCTGCTGCGCAAGCGCGGCCTGCCCGCCGTCCCCGTCCCGCCCGAGACCGACTACACCATGCTGCTGGAACGCCGCGGCATCGGCCTCGCGCACGACAAGCTGCGCCGCGACGAGCCCCTCAGCGAGGAGGACATCGTCGTCTACCTCGCCCACAGCCGGGTCACCGAACAGCGCGCCTCCGAGCAGATGGTGATGCTGCTGCGCCACTTCGGCGACCACCCCGAGGTCGGCAAGGCCGTCCGCGTCATCAGCAACGACGAGGACAACCACCTCGCGTACTGCCACGAGGAACTGCTCCGCCTCGCCCGCCAGGGGCACGGCCGGACCATCCAGCGTGTGCTGCGCGAGAGCGCCCTCGCCGAGATCGGCGTCTACCGGGACGTCAGCCTCGCCGTCATGGACCACATGGGCCGGCTCCTGCGCTGGCCCGCGCCCAAGGCCGCCGCCCTCGCCGCGGGCATCCGCGCGGTGTACGCGTACGAGCGGTTCAGCGGCTGGCACCGCATGGTCGGCCTGCGCCCGCCGGAGCGGCGCGACCCGCTGGGCGGCGGCGTACCGAGGACCACCCACGAGTTCGCCTGA
- the corA gene encoding magnesium/cobalt transporter CorA: MPGVIVDCAMYRDGRRSRAPEDFSAALEEARAHGDAFLWVGMHEPTPAEFERVSREFGLHKLAVEDALTAHQRPKLEVYDDSLFVVLKPVLYDDDEDTVTTGELMVFIGDSFVVTVRHGEGAALAAVRHRLEQEPDVLRHGPTAVLYAVSDAVVDHYIEVAAELQADLEELEAEVFAPNAPDSSKGTAARIYGFKRQVLEFRRATSPLLQPMDRLAFGNVPFVHDHARPFFRDVADHLTKANEYIEGLDRLLSDALSAHLAQMGVRQNDDMRKISAWAAMAAVPTMVAGIYGMNFDHMPELRQPWGYPAVVVLMAGLCLALHRMFKRRGWL, encoded by the coding sequence ATGCCCGGCGTGATTGTCGACTGCGCGATGTACCGGGACGGCCGCCGCTCGCGGGCTCCGGAGGACTTCTCCGCCGCGCTGGAGGAGGCCCGGGCGCACGGTGACGCCTTCCTGTGGGTGGGGATGCACGAGCCGACGCCCGCGGAGTTCGAACGGGTGAGCCGTGAGTTCGGGCTGCACAAGCTGGCGGTGGAGGACGCGCTGACGGCGCACCAGCGGCCGAAGCTGGAGGTGTACGACGACTCGCTGTTCGTGGTCCTCAAGCCGGTGCTGTACGACGACGACGAGGACACGGTGACCACGGGCGAGCTGATGGTGTTCATCGGTGACTCCTTCGTGGTCACGGTGCGGCACGGCGAGGGGGCCGCGCTGGCGGCCGTGCGCCACCGGCTGGAGCAGGAGCCGGACGTGCTGCGGCACGGCCCGACGGCGGTGCTGTACGCGGTGTCCGACGCGGTGGTGGACCACTACATCGAGGTGGCGGCCGAGCTCCAGGCGGACCTGGAGGAGCTGGAGGCCGAGGTGTTCGCGCCGAACGCCCCGGACTCGTCCAAGGGCACCGCGGCCCGGATCTACGGCTTCAAGCGGCAGGTGCTGGAGTTCCGCCGGGCGACGAGCCCGCTGCTCCAGCCGATGGACCGGCTCGCCTTCGGGAACGTGCCCTTCGTGCACGACCACGCCCGGCCGTTCTTCCGGGACGTGGCCGACCACCTGACGAAGGCGAACGAGTACATCGAGGGCCTGGACCGGCTGCTGTCGGACGCCCTGTCCGCGCACCTGGCGCAGATGGGCGTCCGGCAGAACGACGACATGCGCAAGATCTCCGCCTGGGCGGCGATGGCGGCCGTGCCGACGATGGTGGCGGGGATCTACGGGATGAACTTCGACCACATGCCGGAGCTGCGCCAGCCCTGGGGCTATCCGGCGGTGGTGGTGCTCATGGCGGGGCTGTGCCTGGCCCTGCACAGGATGTTCAAGCGGCGCGGCTGGCTGTGA
- a CDS encoding histidine phosphatase family protein: MATLILVRHGRSTANTAGLLAGWTPGVALDEHGAGQAAALPARLDGIPLAAAVSSPLQRCRETLAPLLAARPDLPLHTDERIGECHYGDWSGRKLSELADEPLMKIVQQHPSAAAFPGGESMRAMQARAVDAVREWNARIEEEHGPGAAFLMCSHGDIIKSLVADALGMHLDLFQRIHVDPCSVTAIRYTPTRPFLLRLGDTGDLAPLIPRPAASADSETEGGGNAVVGGGAGAA, from the coding sequence ATGGCCACGCTGATCCTCGTACGACACGGGCGGTCCACCGCCAACACCGCAGGTCTGCTCGCCGGATGGACCCCGGGAGTGGCCCTCGACGAACACGGCGCCGGGCAGGCCGCCGCCCTGCCCGCAAGGCTCGACGGGATCCCCCTCGCCGCCGCCGTCTCCAGCCCGCTCCAGCGCTGCCGGGAAACCCTGGCCCCGCTGCTCGCGGCCCGCCCCGACCTGCCCCTGCACACCGACGAGCGGATCGGCGAGTGCCACTACGGCGACTGGTCGGGCCGCAAGCTCTCCGAACTCGCCGACGAACCCCTGATGAAGATCGTCCAGCAGCACCCCTCGGCCGCGGCCTTCCCCGGCGGCGAGTCCATGCGCGCCATGCAGGCCCGCGCCGTGGACGCCGTACGCGAATGGAACGCGCGGATCGAGGAGGAGCACGGCCCCGGCGCCGCCTTCCTCATGTGCTCCCACGGCGACATCATCAAGTCCCTCGTCGCCGACGCCCTCGGCATGCACCTCGACCTCTTCCAGCGGATCCACGTCGACCCCTGCTCGGTCACCGCGATCCGCTACACCCCCACCCGTCCCTTCCTGCTGCGCCTCGGCGACACCGGCGACCTGGCCCCGCTGATCCCGCGCCCGGCCGCCTCCGCCGACTCCGAGACCGAGGGCGGCGGCAACGCCGTCGTGGGGGGCGGCGCGGGCGCGGCCTGA